The following are from one region of the Pseudodesulfovibrio piezophilus C1TLV30 genome:
- a CDS encoding response regulator gives MSVVTVFNGLFSDAGTVIQRVLEQTGYRLVSDQEIVAEAAALSGMAEGKIARAFHAKTSVFNAFSHEKERGIAWLRLAMAKKLLDEERLLFSGFASHLPPADIDHILKVCLISEMKERLHVAERAEGFARKHALRLLHKDDEDRAVWVQTLKECDDPWSSRLYDLIVPISKVGVEKSAELVVEQLGNAAVMVTDSSRSKVEDFYLAARVQTVLAGEGHNIQVSARKGTVTLTINKHVIMLERLERELSDIVSHLDGVKKVEAGVGKAFHKTDIYRKADFAVPSKVLLVDDEREFAQTLSERLMMRDMGSAVVYDGESALDLVSEDEPEVMVLDLKMPGIDGIEVLRRVKREHPEIEVVILTGHGSEKDRDICMELGAFAYLHKPVDIDVLSETLRAANEKIRSAK, from the coding sequence ATGTCTGTCGTCACAGTATTCAATGGCCTGTTCTCGGATGCTGGCACCGTGATTCAGCGTGTGCTGGAACAAACAGGTTACCGTCTGGTTTCGGATCAAGAAATCGTTGCCGAAGCAGCTGCTCTTTCCGGGATGGCCGAAGGCAAGATAGCGAGAGCCTTTCACGCCAAGACATCGGTTTTCAACGCTTTCAGTCATGAAAAGGAGCGAGGTATCGCCTGGCTGCGTCTGGCCATGGCCAAAAAGCTCCTGGATGAGGAGCGCTTGCTCTTTTCCGGCTTTGCCTCCCACCTGCCACCGGCTGATATCGACCATATCCTGAAGGTGTGTCTGATATCGGAAATGAAGGAACGGTTGCATGTTGCCGAGCGTGCCGAAGGGTTTGCCAGAAAGCATGCTCTTCGCTTGCTTCACAAGGATGATGAAGACCGTGCCGTTTGGGTTCAGACCCTCAAGGAATGCGATGATCCGTGGTCCAGTAGGCTCTATGATCTCATCGTCCCCATTTCCAAGGTCGGGGTGGAAAAGAGTGCTGAGCTTGTCGTTGAACAGCTCGGCAATGCCGCAGTCATGGTGACTGATTCATCGCGTTCCAAGGTCGAGGATTTTTATCTCGCAGCTCGGGTACAGACGGTTCTGGCAGGGGAAGGGCATAATATCCAGGTTTCTGCCAGGAAGGGGACGGTCACCCTGACGATCAATAAGCATGTCATAATGTTGGAACGGCTGGAGCGTGAACTCTCGGATATCGTCAGCCATCTGGATGGTGTCAAAAAAGTTGAGGCAGGAGTGGGCAAGGCGTTTCACAAGACGGATATCTACCGCAAGGCGGATTTCGCTGTACCATCCAAGGTCCTGCTGGTCGATGATGAACGGGAATTTGCACAGACCTTGTCCGAACGTCTGATGATGCGTGACATGGGATCTGCCGTGGTCTACGATGGAGAATCCGCCCTGGACCTGGTGAGCGAGGATGAACCTGAGGTCATGGTGCTTGATCTGAAGATGCCGGGTATTGATGGTATTGAGGTTTTGCGGCGTGTGAAAAGGGAACACCCCGAGATCGAAGTCGTGATTCTCACCGGGCATGGTTCGGAAAAGGACAGGGATATCTGCATGGAATTGGGGGCATTTGCCTATCTCCACAAGCCAGTGGATATTGATGTCCTGAGTGAAACCCTGCGTGCCGCCAATGAAAAAATTCGCTCTGCAAAATAA
- a CDS encoding sensor histidine kinase — MSMVSKFKPQFWDTAGDAGLNRNLFNYRRIWRFAIMLLAAVALIPLLTLAFIDYNVTRHSMESENLLLTARTTSNVRRTVSYFLEERANALDFLAKKEGIANLRDEANLAKVLSSLKGSFGGFVDIGIIDSEGHQVAYLGPHDLLGRDYSQQDWFRNTLIRNTYISGVFRGFRDVPHLIVARKVIDEHTGNAFVLRATLDTEKFNAILSSLDLSGGGDAFMVNTVGIIQTPSARHGELLSRVDLPIPEYSEKTSVLRETGKEGDEYTVGYAYVTGTPFIVMVVKNTVELMKPMQTIRLELTWLLFVTVAIILLVIIGVATYMVDKIYIADQTRARTLHQMEHTNRMASIGRLAAGVAHEINNPLAIINEKAGLTKDLFVFSQKYEKDDRLIANIDSILSSVARCGKITKRLLSFARHIDVQIDSIRFQELADEVIGFLQKEAEYRSITITMDIPQDLPEFTSDRGKLQQIFLNLINNAFQAMNDGGHLIISAHRIGSDSLRFVVGDDGCGISESDLKQIFDPFFSTRKKTGGTGLGLSITYGLVQELGGSMTVESEVGVGTAFTVTMPLTITKKAGNNEDSAS, encoded by the coding sequence ATGTCGATGGTGAGCAAGTTCAAGCCGCAATTCTGGGATACTGCCGGGGACGCCGGGCTGAACAGAAATCTGTTCAATTACCGGCGTATCTGGCGGTTCGCCATCATGCTGCTTGCGGCTGTGGCTCTTATCCCTCTGCTCACGCTTGCTTTTATCGACTACAATGTCACCCGGCATTCCATGGAGTCGGAGAATCTCCTGCTGACGGCCCGTACGACGTCGAATGTGCGGCGGACCGTGTCCTACTTTCTGGAAGAGCGGGCCAATGCCTTGGATTTTCTGGCCAAGAAGGAAGGCATTGCCAACTTGCGCGACGAAGCGAATCTTGCCAAAGTGCTTTCCTCGCTCAAGGGAAGCTTCGGTGGTTTTGTGGATATCGGAATTATCGATAGTGAAGGGCACCAGGTCGCGTATCTCGGGCCGCATGATCTCCTTGGGCGTGATTACAGTCAGCAGGACTGGTTTCGCAATACTCTGATCAGGAATACGTATATCAGTGGTGTTTTCCGTGGTTTTCGGGATGTGCCGCATCTGATTGTCGCCCGAAAAGTCATAGATGAGCATACCGGCAATGCTTTTGTGCTCAGAGCAACGTTGGATACTGAGAAATTTAACGCGATTCTGTCTTCTTTGGACCTTTCCGGTGGTGGAGATGCCTTCATGGTCAATACGGTCGGCATCATCCAGACGCCGTCTGCCAGACATGGAGAGCTGCTGTCTCGGGTGGATTTGCCCATTCCCGAGTATTCGGAGAAGACCAGCGTGCTCAGGGAGACCGGCAAGGAAGGCGACGAATATACTGTGGGTTATGCTTATGTGACAGGCACTCCGTTCATTGTCATGGTTGTCAAGAACACCGTGGAACTGATGAAGCCCATGCAGACGATTCGGCTGGAATTGACCTGGCTGCTGTTTGTCACGGTGGCTATCATATTGCTGGTCATTATCGGAGTCGCAACCTATATGGTTGACAAGATTTACATTGCCGATCAAACCAGAGCCAGGACATTGCATCAGATGGAGCATACCAATCGCATGGCTTCCATCGGTCGGTTGGCGGCGGGAGTTGCGCATGAAATCAACAACCCCCTTGCCATTATCAATGAAAAAGCGGGGTTGACCAAGGACCTCTTTGTCTTTAGCCAGAAGTACGAGAAAGACGATAGGCTGATTGCCAACATTGATTCCATTCTTTCCTCAGTGGCCCGGTGCGGGAAGATTACCAAACGATTACTGAGTTTTGCACGTCATATTGATGTGCAAATCGACAGTATCCGGTTTCAGGAATTGGCGGATGAGGTCATTGGTTTCCTGCAAAAGGAAGCGGAATATCGTTCAATTACCATTACCATGGACATTCCGCAGGACCTGCCGGAGTTCACCTCTGACAGGGGCAAGTTGCAACAGATTTTTCTCAATCTGATCAATAATGCCTTTCAGGCCATGAATGATGGGGGGCACCTGATAATCTCGGCTCACAGGATTGGGAGCGATTCTCTCCGGTTCGTCGTGGGGGATGACGGGTGTGGTATTTCGGAGAGTGACCTGAAACAAATTTTTGATCCTTTCTTCTCGACCAGAAAGAAGACCGGTGGCACTGGACTGGGGCTCTCCATCACGTATGGTCTGGTGCAGGAATTGGGTGGTTCCATGACTGTGGAAAGTGAGGTCGGTGTGGGAACTGCATTCACTGTGACCATGCCCCTGACTATAACAAAAAAGGCTGGAAACAATGAAGATTCTGCTAGTTGA
- a CDS encoding response regulator, producing the protein MKILLVDDEVELVSAMAERLALRGLDVAWTDNGEKALEIAADGTFDVAVLDMKMPKLGGLELRRLLSEKHPQMKFIFLSGHGSEADYKAGTAAATCYLIKPVDLEELMAKIQCCDC; encoded by the coding sequence ATGAAGATTCTGCTAGTTGATGACGAAGTTGAACTGGTTTCCGCAATGGCTGAACGGCTTGCCCTGCGTGGTCTGGACGTGGCCTGGACCGATAATGGGGAAAAAGCGCTTGAAATAGCTGCCGACGGTACGTTTGATGTCGCGGTCCTGGATATGAAAATGCCGAAACTCGGCGGACTGGAATTGCGTCGTCTGCTTTCGGAGAAACATCCACAGATGAAGTTCATTTTTCTGTCCGGCCATGGTTCCGAAGCAGACTACAAAGCCGGAACCGCCGCTGCGACCTGTTATTTGATCAAGCCTGTTGATCTGGAAGAACTTATGGCCAAGATTCAGTGCTGCGACTGCTGA
- a CDS encoding sensor histidine kinase — translation MKYSAETQQSLQFFGTISASVSHEIKNVFAVINEGAGLLSDLALMVEKGVPVDPERLTRAAATIQGQVQRGDAIVRNMNRFSHSTDDAVQEVNLCDIAELTVSLTRRMADMKQIQLQLECADPVMVQAAPFFLIRLIHEIIACLMEAVESGGTLVVTTGEKDGVGDMTFSVPGQTVALMNEANPGQLAHDMGLSLTTDKHAKTLNLRFR, via the coding sequence ATGAAGTATAGTGCGGAGACACAGCAGAGCTTGCAATTTTTCGGCACAATCAGTGCGTCCGTTTCTCATGAGATCAAAAATGTTTTTGCTGTGATCAACGAAGGGGCCGGACTTCTGAGTGATCTGGCCCTGATGGTTGAAAAGGGTGTCCCGGTGGACCCGGAGCGTCTTACGCGGGCGGCAGCGACCATTCAGGGACAGGTTCAGCGCGGTGATGCCATTGTGCGAAACATGAATCGGTTTTCACATTCGACTGACGATGCGGTTCAGGAAGTGAATCTCTGTGATATTGCGGAACTGACCGTGTCCTTGACCAGACGGATGGCCGATATGAAGCAGATACAGCTCCAGTTGGAATGTGCTGATCCGGTCATGGTTCAGGCTGCACCATTTTTCCTTATCCGCCTTATACACGAAATTATTGCCTGTTTGATGGAGGCTGTGGAATCCGGGGGGACGCTTGTCGTGACCACTGGAGAAAAAGACGGTGTCGGAGATATGACCTTTTCTGTTCCGGGACAGACCGTTGCATTGATGAATGAAGCGAATCCCGGACAATTGGCCCATGACATGGGCCTCTCCCTGACGACAGACAAACACGCCAAAACCCTGAACCTGCGCTTCAGGTGA
- a CDS encoding response regulator — protein sequence MAEKVLLIDDETEFLEALSERMRIRGMNVSTADSADSAVTAIDNADYDAIVLDLQMPDMNGIEMLKIIRKSHPEMQVILLTGQATLEAGIQAMKLGAMDFMEKPADIDSLTEKIKKAQAKKMVLVEKRTEKKVKDILKTKGW from the coding sequence ATGGCTGAAAAAGTACTGCTTATCGACGATGAAACGGAGTTCCTGGAAGCCCTGTCCGAGAGAATGCGAATCAGGGGCATGAATGTCAGTACTGCGGATTCCGCGGATTCCGCAGTCACGGCCATTGACAATGCCGATTACGATGCCATTGTGCTTGATCTTCAGATGCCGGATATGAACGGTATAGAAATGCTCAAGATTATCCGGAAAAGTCACCCTGAGATGCAGGTCATCCTGCTCACCGGGCAGGCCACACTGGAAGCCGGAATCCAGGCCATGAAGCTTGGAGCCATGGATTTCATGGAAAAGCCTGCTGATATTGATTCCCTGACGGAAAAAATCAAGAAAGCCCAGGCCAAGAAAATGGTGCTGGTGGAGAAGCGGACTGAAAAAAAGGTCAAGGACATCCTGAAAACCAAGGGGTGGTAA
- a CDS encoding sulfotransferase family 2 domain-containing protein, whose protein sequence is MINGNTMQQPLFFLHIPKTAGTTFNAILNDNFAPESIFDLYTDTQQERLRQTTYAEIARYKLVRGHVFITDFAEILDGPVRFRPFTFLRDPVERVVSEYFFLKSWPKSHMYRFLNDNKISLVEYVTSDQPELRMRGRNGMVNSLSGVGLSSIEEGVEKAWFHLCERFVGFGLLERFDESILVLSKVLGLERSFYERHNVRAHGARRSVSTAEEEVIREANQADIILYERACQEFEKRVNEQGRSFDTEVRQFRKINEKLQRISGLIMERDGVHQGDFVNGK, encoded by the coding sequence ATGATCAACGGAAACACCATGCAGCAGCCACTGTTTTTCTTGCATATTCCAAAGACAGCCGGGACCACGTTCAATGCGATCCTGAACGACAATTTTGCTCCCGAGAGTATTTTTGATCTCTATACGGACACCCAGCAGGAGCGGCTTCGGCAAACAACCTATGCGGAAATTGCGCGCTACAAGTTGGTGCGTGGTCATGTTTTTATTACCGATTTTGCGGAGATACTGGACGGTCCGGTTCGGTTCCGTCCATTCACTTTTCTGCGCGATCCCGTGGAGAGGGTCGTCTCCGAGTACTTCTTTCTCAAGTCGTGGCCCAAAAGTCATATGTATCGGTTTCTCAATGACAACAAAATTTCATTGGTCGAATATGTAACCAGCGACCAGCCTGAATTACGTATGCGTGGCAGAAACGGCATGGTCAATTCTCTTTCCGGGGTCGGGCTTTCCTCCATTGAAGAAGGGGTGGAAAAAGCGTGGTTTCATCTCTGTGAGCGGTTTGTCGGCTTTGGCCTGTTGGAACGCTTTGATGAATCCATTCTCGTTCTCAGTAAGGTTTTGGGGCTTGAACGGTCTTTTTACGAGCGGCATAATGTTCGTGCCCATGGTGCTCGCCGATCTGTTTCGACTGCTGAAGAGGAGGTGATACGGGAAGCGAATCAGGCCGATATCATTCTCTATGAGCGCGCCTGTCAGGAGTTCGAGAAACGTGTCAACGAACAAGGTCGGTCATTTGACACTGAAGTCCGTCAGTTCAGAAAGATCAATGAAAAACTCCAGCGCATCTCCGGTTTGATCATGGAGCGTGACGGTGTTCATCAGGGTGATTTCGTGAATGGGAAATAA
- a CDS encoding class II fumarate hydratase: MDDFRIEKDSLGTVEVPADKLWGAQTQRALQLFDIGNDAMPREMIEAYGVLKMACALANHGADRLSGEARDLIVGVCEEILSGHHADMFPLSVWISGSGTQFNMNVNEVIANRCSQIAGKPLGSKEPVHPNDHVNRSQSTNDNFPSAMYMAAALGVSRDLIPVARIFAESLATHATAWEGVVKIGRTHMQDATPLTLGQEFSGYAGLIEDNVVRLEAALQDVFKLPLGGTAVGTGINAYPGFDKDAIGHIADLTGLPFVPAANKFTVQGSHDALIQLSGSLKTLASSLYKIACDIRLLACGPRAGLGELVLPANEPGSSIMPGKVNPTQCEALSMVAIQVMANDYAITLGGSGGILEMNVYKPLMIHNIMQSIRTMAGAMLSFKSHLLDGLTANTDRIKELVGRSLMLVTALSPAIGYEKAAKIAMHAHGSGSTLKEAALELGYVTEVEFDDLVVPEKMVRPQA; encoded by the coding sequence ATGGACGATTTCAGGATTGAGAAAGATAGTCTCGGCACAGTTGAGGTTCCGGCGGATAAGCTTTGGGGAGCACAGACCCAACGGGCATTACAGCTCTTCGATATTGGCAATGATGCCATGCCGAGGGAGATGATCGAGGCTTACGGAGTGCTCAAGATGGCGTGCGCTTTGGCCAATCACGGGGCAGATCGGCTTTCCGGTGAAGCCCGTGACCTTATCGTGGGAGTTTGCGAGGAAATTTTATCCGGCCACCATGCGGATATGTTCCCCCTGTCAGTCTGGATTTCCGGGAGTGGCACGCAGTTCAACATGAATGTAAATGAAGTCATCGCCAATCGATGCTCCCAGATTGCTGGCAAACCACTTGGTTCGAAAGAACCTGTCCATCCCAACGATCATGTTAACCGTTCGCAGTCCACCAATGACAATTTCCCTTCAGCCATGTATATGGCAGCTGCTCTGGGTGTGTCACGCGATCTGATCCCGGTGGCCCGGATTTTTGCTGAGAGTCTCGCTACTCATGCCACGGCCTGGGAAGGGGTGGTCAAGATCGGCCGGACTCATATGCAGGATGCGACCCCTCTGACATTGGGACAGGAATTTTCTGGCTATGCCGGATTGATAGAGGACAATGTGGTTCGCCTTGAGGCGGCCCTTCAGGATGTTTTCAAACTACCACTGGGTGGCACGGCAGTGGGAACGGGCATCAACGCCTACCCTGGTTTCGACAAGGACGCTATCGGGCATATTGCCGACCTGACAGGGCTTCCTTTTGTTCCGGCGGCAAACAAGTTTACGGTGCAAGGCAGTCATGACGCGCTTATTCAACTTTCCGGCAGTCTGAAAACTCTGGCTTCATCTCTTTACAAAATCGCCTGTGATATTCGTCTATTGGCCTGCGGACCGCGCGCAGGACTCGGGGAATTAGTCCTGCCTGCCAATGAGCCAGGCTCATCGATCATGCCAGGCAAGGTTAATCCGACGCAGTGCGAAGCCCTGAGCATGGTTGCCATTCAGGTCATGGCCAATGATTACGCCATCACCCTGGGCGGATCCGGGGGGATTCTTGAAATGAACGTATACAAGCCTCTGATGATACATAATATCATGCAGTCCATCAGAACCATGGCCGGGGCCATGCTTTCATTCAAGAGCCATCTTCTGGACGGCCTGACAGCCAATACCGACCGTATCAAGGAGCTGGTGGGCCGATCCCTGATGTTGGTCACGGCGCTGAGCCCGGCCATCGGGTACGAGAAGGCGGCTAAGATAGCCATGCACGCGCATGGTTCCGGCTCAACGCTCAAGGAAGCGGCTCTGGAGCTGGGGTATGTTACGGAAGTGGAGTTCGACGATCTCGTGGTGCCGGAAAAGATGGTCCGTCCCCAAGCTTAA
- a CDS encoding LysE family translocator, whose protein sequence is MHLETYTAFLLFVIVMTGTPGMGNLSMMAIGQTTGFRSSLPFLLGTTVGAMTLDTTVALGLGGLFMASPQFAWAVRLFGLTYIVYLGWKIMKMQLSTPDANKRFTFVEGIFLHPTNPKSWAMAVVGFSQIATSDLPLAHTIMVYVGTFTFFQVSFHSLWGLAGTLLMRTLKSRRVLLGINGMLVTIMIGATVYALFVTST, encoded by the coding sequence ATGCATCTTGAGACCTATACGGCCTTCCTGCTTTTCGTGATCGTGATGACCGGCACACCGGGCATGGGCAACCTGTCCATGATGGCCATTGGCCAAACCACCGGATTCCGTTCATCCCTGCCTTTTCTGCTCGGGACCACGGTTGGTGCCATGACTCTTGATACCACGGTTGCCCTCGGTCTTGGCGGCCTTTTTATGGCATCACCCCAATTCGCATGGGCTGTGCGTCTATTTGGCCTGACTTATATCGTGTATTTGGGCTGGAAAATTATGAAAATGCAGCTGTCCACTCCGGATGCAAACAAACGGTTTACCTTTGTGGAAGGCATTTTTCTCCACCCGACCAATCCCAAAAGCTGGGCCATGGCAGTGGTCGGATTCAGCCAGATCGCCACATCAGACCTTCCCCTTGCACACACAATCATGGTCTATGTGGGAACCTTCACTTTTTTCCAGGTTTCCTTTCATTCCCTGTGGGGGCTTGCCGGGACCCTGCTCATGCGTACCCTCAAATCACGCAGAGTCCTGCTCGGTATCAACGGAATGCTCGTCACGATCATGATCGGGGCAACCGTCTATGCCCTTTTCGTCACTTCAACTTAA